The stretch of DNA ATATCTGTCGCAAAATTACGGCATGATTACAATCGCAGATTTTCGGTCTTTTTTGGGCGGCACACAGTTTGTTTTCGCGCGTCTGAAAAATATTGAAACGGATCATCCGGCTGTTGAGGGAGCTGTCGGTTGGTCGCATGATTGGAACCAAAGCTTGAAGACTATGCTTTCGGTCGGCTATTTGATGAGATTTCCAACACTTGACGAACGATACGCCGATTTCCGGTCGGGCTCTATCGGCAGCCTGGGCGTTCTCGCGGGCCCATATTCCGAAAGCGGTAATCCCGGATTACAGCCGGAAGAGAAATTAATAGGCAACGTAAGTCTGCAATTCAAAAAGGAAAATTATAATATATTGATAGCCGCTAACGGCGGTAAACTTAATCGAGCAATTTATTATGATCGCCGCTTTTCGCCGTTTTATACATCGGGTGAAGTCATTCCTCAAAATGATTCGATTCAATTTGCCGATTTAAATTTATCCGGCTCGTTTTCAAATTTGGGACCTTTCTATGGTTCGGTTTCGGCGACGGTGCGAAAGGTTGATTCGGACAGGTACGGCAATCGACCGCCGTATTCTCCGCGCTGGCAGACATACGGACAGTTGGGACTTAAATTCCTCATAACAAGATATGATATTTATATGCGATTGTTTGGCGAGATGAGCCATACCGAGCAGCCGTTGTCTTATAATTTGGAACCGCTCGAAACAGAGGCTCTTTTCTCATGGGGCGTCAACGCTTCGATGCAAACTTTCACATTTTATTACCTGATGCACAACGCGACCGGCCAGGTTTTTCCCGCGCCGGAAGGATATGGGTATTCGGGATGGTTTTATAGTTGGGGGATAAACTGGAAATTTTTCGATTGAGGTTATTATGATAACGCGAGACAAAGCCGCCGCGCTGGTGGAACAAAAAGTCAAAAATATAAATCTGCGCAAGCATATTTATGCGGTTGAGGCGGGGATGATACGGCTGGCTGAGCATTGTAATGAAGATACGAATATCTGGGGATTGACGGGACTTTTGCACGATCTTGATTATGATAAAACGGTTAAAAATCCGAACAAGCATACGTTTATCACCGAAGAATGGCTCAAGTCATACAATTTACCCGATGAGATGATGCAGGCAATCCGGTGTCATCCGGGGCATGAACCATGCCGCTCGCGCCTGGATTGGGCCCTGTACGCGACCGACCCGACGACCGGATTTCTGGTGGCCTGCGCTTTGATGCACCCCGGTAAACGGCTTGAGGGAGTCGATGTCGATTTTATGCTGAGGCGATTCAAGGAAAAACGCTTTGCCGCCGGAGCCGAACGGGAAAACATCTCGGCTTGCTCAAATTTGGATTTGGAACTACCCGATTTTCTTGTGCTGATAAAAGAGGGCATGCTCCGGATTGGGGATGTGTTGGGGCTGTGAGGTTGTTAATTTAATCAATTTGAGTATGATCACATTAAATAAATGAGAGGCTTTATGGCTGAAACCATAAACATATACTGTGATGAAAGTTGTCATTTGCAAGGAGATCATCAGAAAGTCATGATTCTTGGCGGAGTCTGGTGCCCACTTGAGAAAGTCAAATATATTTCCCGCCAGATTAAAGAAATTAAGAAAAATCATGGATTTAAATCGAC from Candidatus Zixiibacteriota bacterium encodes:
- a CDS encoding HD domain-containing protein produces the protein MITRDKAAALVEQKVKNINLRKHIYAVEAGMIRLAEHCNEDTNIWGLTGLLHDLDYDKTVKNPNKHTFITEEWLKSYNLPDEMMQAIRCHPGHEPCRSRLDWALYATDPTTGFLVACALMHPGKRLEGVDVDFMLRRFKEKRFAAGAERENISACSNLDLELPDFLVLIKEGMLRIGDVLGL